GCGATGAGGGCCTGGGTGAGGATGCCGTTGGGCAGGATGAACAGGAGGGAAGGCAGAAGCCACAGGCACAGGCTCTCGGCCGGGGCGAACTTGTCCCCGAAGGCCAGCCGGATGACCATGGGGCCAAGCCACATTGCCAGGGCGGTTCCGAACGCGGCCAGGGCGCACATGATTGCGAGCTGGGTGCGGAAGGCCCGCCTGAACACGTCCGGCTGGTGCATGTTCATCCGCAACTTGCGGAAAAAGAGCTGGGTGAGCGGGGTGCAGAAAAGAACCGCGGCCTCGATGAGCCTGTAGGCTGCGGCGTATTGGCCTACCTCGCCGGAATCCCCGGTGAGTTGGGTGAGCAGGATGATGTCGGACTTGAAGTAGATGGTGGTCGCGGCGCTGATGAGCAAAAAAGCCCCGCAGCTCCGGTAGATGTCTCGTTTGAGCTTGAAGCTGGGTTTTAAGCGGATGCTCGCAGCCATGGGCAGGGCCAGGGCGATGCCCATGCCTGCGACCCAGCCGGAAAAAAGAAGCGCGGGACCGGTGAACGGGGCCGCCAGGGCCAGGGCCACAGCTGCGACCGTCAAGGTGCGCACGAGGATGCGCCACTTCGCTTCACGCTCGAAGAGTCCGTGGCCCTTGAGGTCCGCGGACAAAAAATTGCCGGCGCTGAACAGGGCGTAATACGCAATGGCCAGACAGAGCGCCGATTTGTTGTCTAGCGGGAGAAGCCAGACCAGAACGAGCCCGGCCGCGGTGACTAGCGTCGTGTGCCCCAGGGCAAGCCGGGCAATGGGCGCTTCCAGGGCGAGATCACCGGACGGATGGGCGGCTTCGCGGAAGATGAGAGTGGAAAAACCGCCATCCTGAAAAATGGCGAAGAGCGAGACCATGGTCAGAATGTAGGAGTATACGCCGAAGGCATCGGGGCCGAGAAACCGCCCCAGAGCGAAGGACAGAAGCGTGGAGAGGACGGCGCAGTAGAGGGTGGCCGCCCACTGGCCAGCCAGGGCGGACATGAAGCGCCGCGCCGCGCTCATCCGGAGGCCTCGCCCAGTACGAACGCCGCAGCTGCCGCGAGGTCGCGCGCCAGCACGGTGGGTTGGCCAGGAGCCGGAGCTTCGATGCGCATCCATCCGTCTTTTAACTCCGGCATACCGAGCTGTCCGGCAAAGCGCGCCCCGTGCCCGGTGAGCACCAGGATGGACTCGGCCAGACCGCAGGTAATGCCGAAGGCCACATCCGATGCGTTGTCGCCGATCATCACGGTTTCCAGGGGATTGAGACCATGCTTGGCGCAAAGCTCCACCCACATGCCGGCCTGGGGCTTGCGGCAGGCGCAGCACTCATCGGGAGTGTGCGGGCAGAAGCAAACGCCGTCGAAAGTGACCCCATGGGGAGCGAGCAACGCGGCCAGGCGTTCCTGCACGGCCAGGAAATCCTTCTCGGCGTAGATCCCACGTCCGATCCCGGACTGGTTGGTGACCACGAAGAGGCGGACCCCGGCACGCTTGAGCCGGACCAGAGCGTCAATGGCTCCAGGCACCAGCTCCACCTGCTCCGGATCATGCAGGTAGTGCTTCTCCACGATGATGGTTCCGTCGCGGTCGATGAGGGCGTTTCTAAGAGCCATCAGCGTGTTCTCCGGAGCCGGTCGGGGAAGGGCTGGGGAGACTCGAGCAGCAGCACATCCAGGGGAGTGGCGTGGCTCAAGGAGAGTCGTACCGGCCAGGAAT
The DNA window shown above is from Desulfovibrio sp. and carries:
- a CDS encoding oligosaccharide flippase family protein, whose amino-acid sequence is MSALAGQWAATLYCAVLSTLLSFALGRFLGPDAFGVYSYILTMVSLFAIFQDGGFSTLIFREAAHPSGDLALEAPIARLALGHTTLVTAAGLVLVWLLPLDNKSALCLAIAYYALFSAGNFLSADLKGHGLFEREAKWRILVRTLTVAAVALALAAPFTGPALLFSGWVAGMGIALALPMAASIRLKPSFKLKRDIYRSCGAFLLISAATTIYFKSDIILLTQLTGDSGEVGQYAAAYRLIEAAVLFCTPLTQLFFRKLRMNMHQPDVFRRAFRTQLAIMCALAAFGTALAMWLGPMVIRLAFGDKFAPAESLCLWLLPSLLFILPNGILTQALIAIGKEGFYARVTIVTAIANILFNLALIPWLGAKGSALATVVTEALLAAGLGLGYLRKS
- a CDS encoding HAD family hydrolase, whose translation is MALRNALIDRDGTIIVEKHYLHDPEQVELVPGAIDALVRLKRAGVRLFVVTNQSGIGRGIYAEKDFLAVQERLAALLAPHGVTFDGVCFCPHTPDECCACRKPQAGMWVELCAKHGLNPLETVMIGDNASDVAFGITCGLAESILVLTGHGARFAGQLGMPELKDGWMRIEAPAPGQPTVLARDLAAAAAFVLGEASG